AATATTGCAGATATGAAAAGGACATGCTTGCTTTTACAGGTTGTAGCCACAACTTGACAAGAGAAGAAGCTGAAGAACTTAAGAGAATGAGATATAAGGTGAAACATTGGAAGGTGAAGGAGATCGATAGCAAATCAAGGCGCTTACGGGGTAGCTGCCCCATGACTCCAAGAGAGGCTGCTGTGTTCCTCCAAGCACTTGGTTACCCTTCTGACACAAAAATTTATATAGCTGCAGGCGTGATTTATGGAAAAGATCAAATGAAACCTCTCCAAAGGAAGTATCGTTACTTGCTCTCACACTCCACTTTGGCCACTGAAGAAGAGCTTCGACCTTTTAAGGATCACCAGAATCAACTTGCTGCTCTCGATTACATCATAGCAGTAGAAAGTGATGTTTTCGTTTATAGTTATGATGGACACATGGCCAAAGCAGCTCGTGGTCATCGAGCATTTCAAGGATTTCGGAAAACTATTGACCCAGACAAGTACTAGTTATGTTTGTTTTCAATGATTTTGTTCTATAGTTAAAAAATGCTTCTCATTAAATAGTGAAAACTGTCCTCTGACGTGACAAATGGCGAATCAATCTTTGTTGACCAGGAGAGAAATTTGTGAACTATATCTAACCTGATTTGTAGTTTGTCACAGTCAACGATATTGGACTAAAAGACCgcattcatatattttttttagtataaaaccTAACAAAACCAtagtttgaagaaaaaaaacattattaaccTTAAATTTATCATTCGTGTGAATATAATTTGGTTCTTTGTACTTGTAGACAACGATTTGTGAGATTGATTGATCAACTGGACAATGGTTTGATTTCTTGGGATGAATTTTCATCGAGGGTGAAAAGTATACATGCAAATAAAATTGGAGGCCCACATCGTAGAAAAGTTCGGCGACACCCCAAATGGGAAGAAAGCTTTTATGCAAACCCTTATCCGGGTTGCATCTGTGAGGAGACCCCTGAGACAATGGCAATgtaaatattcaaaacatttagTTATTGGAGTAATCAAAGCCAAATGTTCAActattttaaattgtgtattGATAGACTAATGAATAGTTCTAAAGTAGCTCCTGTCTACTGATgtcaattaatattttcttattatttattaaaaatattttataaagtatattttaaaataaaattaaaagttaaagtaattatttaaatctaacgaaaaaaaatctttcaaaattcaaacattattttttacgCTAACAAATATAAGATAATCTAAATAATAAGTCCTCGTAATCAAAtcctaataaaaaaacaattcagACACATTCACAAAAATGTAATTagtatatttataattacaattttcattaattattatgtttatatttatacttatgGAATTTAATtttccatattttttaaatataaaaattataagtcCATATCATCtcttttaaacaatatattatataataaaagaatatttagatGTAATATCCTTgttaatagataaaataatgtttatcatatatttaagagatattaaaattaggctTGAAGTACACTCTTTAACATGATATCAATGTTATGGTTAAAATCTATTCTAgtgatatattttgtttgttggaCATGTTGTTTCATCCACTATCGGGCCTCATTAATGTTTAGTTTCACGCTCGAGATGATGTCTATACCACGACGtgaggggtgtgttggaagttctATATCAATTAGAGATAAGATCAGGATGGAAacttcaccttacaagtcgattttgtgaggttgaattaggcttaaactccactttttaatatgaaacatatttaattctccttcactatatatatatatatatatatatatttaagattatTTAAGTTTGTTGTTCGAAATTTTGATCTAAATCTTACTCAAAATTAAATACACACTAGTGCAAAGTCAGTATTTTAAATCGTCCATTACACTTCGGTTTTCGAAAAACCAAAGCGTATTAAAACGTGATGGCAAAGTTGTAATTTTTTAGACACTATATACCTCGGTTCTAAGACAACTGTTGTCTAAGGAAAtatactacctcggttactCAAGGGACCGAGGCAGAAAACACTACTTACCCACTACAAATTAAGCTTTTGACCTCTTGATGTTTGGAGATAAGTCTATTGTCTCGGTTCTCTGATGAACTGAGGCAGAAACCTATGCAAACTGACAACTTTCCACCTCATAGTCTCTTACAAGATCCTCCGCTACAAACTTGGCATTTGCCCATTCATTCGCGCCACTATCCTTCCATCGCACAAGGTACTCCAAATTCTCTCCCTTCCCTCTCCGTTCAAGAATCTCCCTCACCTCCGCGTACTCGAACACAACCCCTTCCAAAACTCTAACCACTCCCTCAAGCCTAATCTTACGTCCGAACTGCAATGGATTCCCCTTCAGCATCGCCTTCAGAATCTCTCGCCCCAGATCCAACATCgttctttaaaataatgaatttatatatatttattatatgttatcattttctttttgttaatatataacttaaatttatatttaaagtctactaattatttttttaataatatatatgtgtatatatatatatatatatatatatatatatatatataacaaatatgtatttagtaattataaaaaatctttaatataaattttattaaaattaattcaatatttttaattttggatagagttcatatttcttaaataattatattaaattatacattatatattttatttagtaacacaataataaatataatataaaaatattaatttaaatataataaaattataacatattaaattatttaataaaacatataattttatgtatatataaataatattatttctaataattaattaaaattttctaataaaatcaAACTTTAACCTCACCACTTAAGGGAGAGCTTTGAAGATAAGAGATCTTTTTAACTCACCCTAACCACCTGATTGGAGACTTTGAAGATTAGAGTTTTTTTAATCTCCATTTAACATATAGAACGAGAGTTTTGTTAAGAATAGGTTATTGCTGATAACACCTCTAAATttatccaaatttaaaaaaatctgaTACATAGTAGATGATCTTAGGCAAGGTTGGGTTCTTCTCTTTAGTGGTGTGCTTTTATTGTTTTCTCTGATTTCACCGTTCACCTCCACTTCTCCGCCGCCGTTTACACTTTCCTTGGTGCTCCTCTCTCAGGTTACTCTCTATCCctccatttttgttttcattttttttttatattttttattctgcTGTTCTTCAGTTTTGTGCCCCTGTTCAACCGAAGTTTTAGGTGGTCATTTAGTTCGTTCTCTTTTGAAACTCAATTTTTTAGGTCATATGTACTTTAGGATGTTGGATTTGTTGGCGGATCTAGGGTTTCGCACTCGTCAAAAATTAGTTTGTATGTCTGTTGTTTGATCCGAGTTCATCTGTCACTGTGAACTCCGATCTGTCTTAAAATCACTCTCTCCTGCCGATTGTTCAATGTTTTTGAAGTGAGTACTCTGGTCTACACTTATTGACATCCAAATAAAAAGAAGGGGTATAATACAGCCGGAAAAGAAACTACCATTGAAGTGTTCGTATTTCATACTTCCAATTGAATTAGAAATTTCTCGATTGAGAATGagaattatttgtaaaattaggATTATCTAGCCTTCATCTAAGGTAAAATTGTCAACCTTGTACTAAGTCTGTCAGTTCTTTGCAATGAAAGCATCCTATTGCTGTATTCTCCCCATATGTTTCAACAAAGTGTATTATCTACCAAATCAGATTCAGGGATACCATGCTGCATTTTGATTTAATGGTTGCGATTACTTTTCCTTGAGCCCTTATTTTGACTGCTATGGTTAGCCAAGTACGAGGCAATCTTAAGATTATGATTTGGTCATATAACACGCGTACATAGTGCTGCTAGCTGTTTCATGCTTATGGTTAATCATACCTTTTTCTCCAAAAATTATCAGTTGCATTATTGACCACTGACCTTTTTGAGGTAATTTAGAGTAGTAAATGCAGGGAACTGCTGGTTTTGTAGAAGCCGATGCATAATTTCATACTATGTTTCTGGCTGTTATCTGCCTCGGTCAGTACTTTAGAATGAATTTGATCCTTATTCTTACTTGCCAGTGCATAGTTTTTCAGTGATTTGTAAAGCGTTAAGTAGTCTTTATATGATCATATATTCCAATTTTCTGTAATTCATAAGTCATGTTTTTGTATTCAGAAGAATGCTAGCAATTCCCTTATTTATTATGAGTTCAATTTTGATGGATGCTATTTGTAAAATGTTTACATTGTCAACCTATTAATAATCACCctaattatgatttttaaaagtaagattCTAATGTTTCTCCTTAATTTGAAGAATATCAGGGATGCagtattttatttgataaattaaaattaagccTCCCTTTCTTATAGAATTTTTCTAGACTGAGACAGTTCATTTGGAGGGGATTGAGGGGTGTACAACAccaaacttttttatttgtcGTAGTCATTTGTTATTCTCCACTTCTGTTTATAGGTGAGCAACAAAGAAAGACTAGTGCAAATGACTTGGAATTTTTTGTAAGCTGTGTTGGTTTTCCTTACGTTGCAGGTAAATGGGTTTGTGGACATTACTTGAGGGGTTCCTTCTTCTTGCAAATGCACTAGCAATACTGAATGAGGACCGATTTCTTGCACCTAGAGGATGGGGCTTATCAGATTTTTCAGCTGGCCAGACAAAGTCTTTCAAAGGCCAGGTTTTAGGTCTCATTTATGCAACACAGTACCTAAGATTTCCTCTTATACTTCTGAACTCTATCTGCATTATCGTGAAGTTAGTTTCTGGATGACGCCAGCAAGGTGAGATGTCAATACATATGTCTGGTTTAAACGTGCATCTAATGTATCATCGTTTTTATTGCTATTAAAtgctattttaatttaattactacAAGTATCTGTTTTTAGTGTGAGTGCCTAggactttttttaaaatttcgtGTTCTATACAAACAAATCACATAAAAGTGAATTATATGTTGACATTACAGGCAAGATGTATTTTTCTACAAGTGACCGTTGTGACGGATATTGCAGTACAACGCATGCACACAATATATACGTACTGAATTTAGTTATAGATTGTGAGCTCAGTTTACTAATTGTGAGCTTAGTTTAATGTGGCCTTTTAACTTATGGAATTTACATCAGACCAAACCAAAACGGATAGTTTTAAACTTACCTTCGTTAATTTTGAagtcaataattttatttgcatGTTTGATTCACTTTATATTGGACAAgtaatatgttattttgttgGTTTCGAGAGgctttttaaaacaaataacttcttgtattctaaaaaaaatagtttgtaCCAAACATGTAGAGTGAGTGTGGTGAGCAAAACTTTTCCTTATCATCTAGCTAAGCATTCTTGCCTCCTGCGTCGTTTCCCTTAAATGCTCATTGAACAATATGCCTTTGGTATAATGACGTTTAACACGATTTCTGTTTCTTTATGATGGCAGGTTCAAGAGTGATCATCAGATTATTTCAAAATGTTCTTAGATAGGAAAATTGGACAGTGATTATCTACCCAAAAAGGGTCAAATTCTAGTGTAGAAATATACATTAAAAGTGACCTTTTTAGGATATTTGTTGTCGTCAAATCAAGTTTGCCATAGTGACATAGCGAATCAGAAAATGAGTTCATCGTGGTTTTGATATTAATTGGGCGGGTGttgtattcattttttaagaGTTGGTGACCCTCTTCAAATTTTCCTTGTGTAAATTCAGATTGATTTTAACTGCTTTTTGCTTGATAGGTGATATGTGTCCGAATTCACACGGtccaaataaattttacaaaaacatacGATTCTCAACTTGACGGCTTTTGAAAATGCTTGTTAATTCTTAAATCAGAAGTCTGTTTGCTACCACAAGTTAATTAAGTGGAAGTTGAAGTTGTATTTGGCGAAAGGAAAATTTTAGGTTGCTGGAAAAATAAACAGAAGTAAACAAATGTTattgagaaataaataaatctaataCTTAATTTacaagttatttaattattcattttttgtaagtgattaaaagtatttaaatagtATAAACTCCACGTTGTCGAGGAAGGCTTAGTTGAAAAGAAAGCTACGATTTGCGGGTTTTTATATCTtgaaagaaattgaattaattttaaccttactttggtaagtagttTTGGTTCACATGGGAAgaaaaggtaaataaaattttaatatatttaaccagTACTGCTATTTTGTAAGACTTTTTAAAAgtcaatttctttaaatttaaaataagtaattttgaaataaataccTTTTTAGACTAGTTAGTTAAGAAATAAATAGGATTCGCTTCTTAAAAagacattattatttttaaaatgaatagaCTAGATagaatgttaaataaaattttcttacatGAGAAAAGAACCCCTTTGCATCATGGAGACATCCCAAGTAGTTATTTTTAACGAAAGCATATGTGAAGCAAAACCCACTGTAACTACAATTGCCGAAAGAATATAATGCATTTAATCATATATCTGCAAAAGGATGGTAGGTTTTGGAGTCTAAAGCAATAAGCCGCAGGGCTGCAATAGTTGCCGCAGCAGACAAGATGGCAAAGAAACAAATATTGATCCAATGCCAGAGCTTCTGGATGGACGTTAGTTTGTTTTTCTGTGTCACCAGGTACATATGGTTTGCAAGGATAAATGTAAGGGGAAATGTGCTGATTGCTCCAGTGAGGCTCATGAAATCTCCAAGAAATGGCAATACAGCTGATACAAACGTATTTATAGCGAGGTACCCACCTCTCACCATGATTCGAAATGACAAGTTCCTAAAAGCCAGAGCACTCCCTTTGATCCCATGTTTGGTATCCAAATACTCATACATTGGACTCGCAAATATCTACCAAAATCAGAAGAGGGTATTAGGCCAGTGAtacagtttaaataaaatatttagtggCACATGAATTGCAGTTTAGAAAGTTACTATACATGCAATGCAATGACTGATTGAAGAAAAGCTGCAATATTGGCCATGGCCTTAGCCCAGACTGGACCATTTACACCAGCCATCAAATAGGTTGGTGTTGAAGATCCGTAAGCCCAGTATCCTCCAAATGTTACCATATATAACGGCAGAACTCCAACGGTAAACTGAAAGTACAGAGCTTTCATCATGTTCTTCACAACCGGCTGCTTGATGGTTGCCTGTGATGGTTACAACCAAATAAAACTCATTTTCAAGTGGGGTTTTATTAATCCACACAAAACTCAACAAATCAATATGTATAAGCTTGCATGTTACCTGTATCTCAGGAAGCATTCCTGTATTATATGCAAACACAAGATTAGCAGATGCCCCAATTGTTGTGAATATTTTACTTGTTGGTGTCCCCGGAATACTATAATCACGAGGAGGTGATTTTATACCTATTGATGCAAGGGAGGAGATTAGTATGCAATCCAGTTCATCAAGcataaaaagagaataaaaagattTTAGAATGAGAGATTACCCTCTTTGACCGACAGAACAAATGCTATAACAATATACACCAGGCTCAAGACTGTTGAAAATCCCAGCCAAATTCCAAGAGCCGATAAATGGGGAATACAAATGGCAAACATTGCACAAACCAATCCAGCTATGGCAATAAAATAAGGAAGCTTCATCCCATCGTCTTCCCTAAATAGAACATAAGCAGCCTGCACAACAGTGAACAAACAATGATCAGAAATATTCGAAACAATACTTAACGATTTCTGCATCACTTTTTCTGACACAGAAACATAACAATGCAGTCAATACAACGCAACTAGAGAATAATTGACAAAAAATGAAGCAGTTGAAGTATCATTAATGAACCGTTCATATGAAGATTCATAAGCGGTACATTCTGCATaaaagaggaaagaagaaaaaattatgacTGCATCAATAATACACTTGTTTGTAACGGTATGGTAGAAGGAGAGATGACaagacaaattttaaataaactacCAATAAAATTTAGTGTCAGTCTAAATAAATTTCTCTGTACAAAGAAAACTAAGTTTTTTCAAGTTGACTCTAGTA
This window of the Vigna angularis cultivar LongXiaoDou No.4 chromosome 7, ASM1680809v1, whole genome shotgun sequence genome carries:
- the LOC108337079 gene encoding proline transporter 1, coding for MVPLGWQWGVIGLILATAISLYANALIARLHEFGGTRHIRYRDLAGFIYGSKAYSLTWTLQYINLFMINVGYIILAGSALKAAYVLFREDDGMKLPYFIAIAGLVCAMFAICIPHLSALGIWLGFSTVLSLVYIVIAFVLSVKEGIKSPPRDYSIPGTPTSKIFTTIGASANLVFAYNTGMLPEIQATIKQPVVKNMMKALYFQFTVGVLPLYMVTFGGYWAYGSSTPTYLMAGVNGPVWAKAMANIAAFLQSVIALHIFASPMYEYLDTKHGIKGSALAFRNLSFRIMVRGGYLAINTFVSAVLPFLGDFMSLTGAISTFPLTFILANHMYLVTQKNKLTSIQKLWHWINICFFAILSAAATIAALRLIALDSKTYHPFADI
- the LOC108337334 gene encoding uncharacterized protein LOC108337334, encoding MGLWTLLEGFLLLANALAILNEDRFLAPRGWGLSDFSAGQTKSFKGQVLGLIYATQYLRFPLILLNSICIIVKLVSG